A DNA window from Brenneria izadpanahii contains the following coding sequences:
- a CDS encoding DNA/RNA non-specific endonuclease: protein MAKPKSSRKKGGSPGANQEALRRHIRAKGADYLKDPNITSVGIGLKNGDGPVCLQFTVGMKGESAIQSLGSLRIPEAIEIDGVMIPTDVIQRSYGPSFKLVKPEQMNARRERIDPIRPGVSVSHIAGTAGTIGLIVYDRFTGKPAILSNWHVLHGNTGNVGDVIVQPGLFDDNNTARNVTGELLRSHLGPAGDCALAGIRMRGCDPSVFELDVVPTRMAQVELGDAVVKSGRTTGVTYGKVRRVDVMARINYGLPAGEQAIGGFEIGPDPAHPSSDGEISKGGDSGSAWLIAEDDKPTDIFAGLHFAGDADGNSNEHALACYPASVQKKLGFLLMPPGGAAKNSLLEEAVPRTGYDANFLGIDAPEPALSAAFKRDAVNFGRSQTIPYTHFSVCLSAGRRMARYVAWNIDGSRMVKLPRLGFALDPRIDAKYQIGEEAYEGNRLDRGHIARRADLCWGDVEEAMQANKDSFYFTNIAPQHERFNQSSRQGLWGELENLVFEQADVQNLKLSVLGGPVFGDEDPIYRRIRLPRAFWKAIVYRSGDGQLRCSAFVLSQDNLLSDLESLDLDSLRIYQISVSDLASRTALDFSAYAAADVMQHPEMATVGQAIEASKREPRAIVEIKSRAEIIF from the coding sequence ATGGCCAAACCTAAATCATCGCGTAAGAAGGGCGGCTCGCCGGGGGCGAATCAAGAGGCTTTGCGTCGGCACATACGGGCGAAAGGCGCCGATTACCTCAAGGATCCCAATATTACGTCCGTTGGCATTGGCTTGAAAAATGGCGATGGCCCGGTATGTCTCCAGTTCACCGTCGGAATGAAGGGCGAATCGGCCATACAGTCGCTCGGCAGTCTGCGTATTCCAGAGGCTATCGAAATTGACGGCGTCATGATCCCGACCGACGTGATACAACGCTCTTACGGCCCCTCGTTCAAGCTCGTTAAGCCGGAACAAATGAATGCGCGCCGGGAGCGCATCGATCCCATTCGGCCAGGCGTCAGCGTTTCCCACATCGCCGGAACGGCGGGGACGATCGGCTTGATTGTCTATGATCGGTTCACCGGCAAGCCCGCGATCCTGTCGAACTGGCACGTCTTGCACGGGAATACCGGAAACGTTGGCGACGTCATCGTTCAGCCGGGGCTCTTCGACGATAACAACACCGCCCGCAATGTAACCGGCGAGCTTCTGCGCAGTCATTTGGGGCCGGCCGGAGACTGTGCGCTGGCTGGTATCCGTATGCGCGGATGTGACCCCTCGGTCTTTGAGCTGGATGTCGTTCCCACCCGCATGGCTCAAGTCGAACTCGGCGACGCCGTCGTCAAATCAGGCCGGACCACGGGCGTTACTTATGGCAAGGTTCGCCGCGTCGACGTGATGGCGCGTATCAATTATGGCTTGCCCGCAGGAGAGCAGGCGATCGGCGGCTTTGAAATCGGGCCCGACCCGGCGCATCCTTCCTCCGATGGCGAAATCAGTAAGGGCGGCGACTCTGGTTCGGCCTGGCTTATCGCCGAAGACGATAAACCGACGGATATTTTCGCTGGATTGCACTTCGCCGGCGATGCCGACGGTAATTCGAATGAACACGCGCTCGCCTGTTATCCCGCGTCTGTTCAGAAAAAACTCGGTTTTCTGCTGATGCCGCCTGGCGGGGCGGCGAAAAATTCGCTTCTTGAGGAGGCCGTTCCCCGCACCGGCTACGATGCTAATTTCCTCGGCATAGATGCTCCTGAGCCAGCTCTTTCGGCCGCGTTCAAGCGCGACGCCGTGAACTTCGGCCGCAGTCAGACCATCCCTTATACCCACTTTTCGGTGTGCCTCAGCGCAGGGCGGCGCATGGCGCGCTACGTCGCCTGGAACATTGATGGTTCGCGAATGGTAAAGCTCCCAAGACTGGGTTTCGCGCTTGATCCGCGCATCGACGCCAAGTATCAGATTGGCGAGGAGGCCTATGAGGGCAATCGGCTCGATCGCGGGCATATCGCCCGTCGCGCGGATCTCTGCTGGGGAGATGTCGAAGAGGCGATGCAGGCGAATAAGGATTCCTTCTATTTCACCAATATCGCGCCCCAGCACGAACGTTTCAACCAATCATCCCGCCAGGGGCTGTGGGGAGAATTGGAGAATCTTGTTTTCGAACAGGCTGATGTGCAGAACCTCAAACTCTCTGTTCTTGGCGGGCCGGTGTTCGGCGATGAGGATCCGATCTATCGCCGGATCCGTTTGCCGCGAGCGTTCTGGAAGGCGATCGTTTATCGGTCCGGCGATGGGCAATTACGCTGCTCGGCGTTCGTTCTCTCTCAGGACAATCTGCTAAGCGATCTTGAAAGTCTCGATCTGGACTCCTTGCGTATTTATCAGATCAGCGTATCGGATCTCGCTTCACGAACCGCGCTCGATTTCTCCGCCTATGCGGCGGCTGATGTAATGCAGCATCCGGAGATGGCGACGGTCGGCCAGGCGATCGAGGCTTCCAAACGTGAGCCAAGAGCCATCGTGGAAATCAAATCACGCGCGGAGATCATTTTTTAA
- the sctU gene encoding type III secretion system export apparatus subunit SctU: MSEKTEKPTDKKLQDARKKGEVGQSQDVPKLLICVGLLECILALAEQTMGKLQALIQLPLMRLGQPFGQAVKEVFHDAMTLALTFCLLAASIAVLLRVIGGWIQYGPLFAPEALKMDLNRLNPINQLKQMFSVRKLTELITNILKAAVIGTVFYKVVVPELESLVELAYGDLNGFWLGVKELLAHISRTTLVALLALSVLDFGLQKYFFLKQQRMSHQDLRNEHKDAEGDPHMKGHRKSLANELINQPAAPPPQKPVAEADMLLVNPTHYAVALYYRPGVTPLPKIICKGEDRQAQLLIEQAKQAEIPIIRFIWLARTLYRTPVDHYIPRDTLQAVAQVYRILRQLEDEQKDEVIEME; encoded by the coding sequence ATGAGCGAAAAAACCGAAAAACCCACCGATAAAAAACTTCAGGATGCCCGGAAGAAAGGCGAAGTCGGGCAAAGCCAGGATGTTCCCAAGCTGCTGATTTGCGTCGGGCTGCTGGAGTGCATTCTGGCGCTGGCCGAACAAACCATGGGTAAATTACAGGCGCTGATACAACTCCCGCTAATGCGGCTGGGCCAGCCGTTCGGTCAGGCCGTCAAAGAGGTATTCCATGACGCGATGACGCTGGCGCTGACTTTCTGCCTGCTGGCCGCCAGCATTGCGGTATTGCTGCGGGTCATAGGCGGCTGGATACAGTACGGCCCGCTGTTCGCGCCCGAAGCATTAAAGATGGATCTGAACCGTCTTAATCCCATCAACCAACTCAAACAGATGTTCTCCGTGCGGAAGCTGACGGAGCTGATCACCAATATTCTGAAAGCCGCCGTTATCGGCACGGTTTTTTATAAAGTTGTGGTGCCTGAACTGGAGTCGCTGGTGGAGTTGGCTTACGGGGATTTAAACGGTTTCTGGCTGGGAGTGAAAGAATTGCTGGCGCATATCTCTCGCACCACGCTGGTGGCGCTGCTGGCGCTTTCCGTTCTCGACTTCGGGTTGCAGAAATACTTTTTCCTCAAGCAGCAACGGATGAGCCACCAGGATCTGCGTAACGAACACAAAGACGCCGAAGGGGATCCGCACATGAAGGGACACCGTAAATCTCTGGCGAATGAGTTGATTAACCAACCAGCGGCGCCCCCGCCGCAAAAACCGGTTGCCGAGGCCGATATGCTGCTGGTCAATCCCACCCACTATGCCGTGGCGCTCTACTACCGCCCCGGCGTCACCCCTTTGCCGAAAATTATCTGTAAAGGCGAAGACCGGCAGGCGCAGCTGCTTATCGAGCAGGCCAAACAGGCGGAAATTCCGATTATCCGTTTTATCTGGCTGGCGCGAACGCTTTACCGCACCCCCGTCGATCACTACATTCCGCGCGACACGCTGCAGGCGGTGGCGCAAGTTTACCGTATCCTGCGCCAGCTGGAGGATGAACAGAAAGACGAAGTGATTGAAATGGAATAA
- the sctT gene encoding type III secretion system export apparatus subunit SctT has product MIATIQHVYDFIIAITLGIARIYPCFILVPAFSLNVLRGMLRSAVVISLTLLPAPIIQQQLLQAPISWPMLPGLLLKEVIVGLLLALILAMPFWLFESVGALFDNQRGALMGGQLNPALGPDATPLGHLLKQLIILLLIIGIGISGLTQLLWDSYRLWPALAWLPPLTEQGFEIYLKLLAETFTHMVIYAGPLVALLLLLEFSISLLSLYSPQLQVFVLSIPAKCLVGLAFFIVYLPVLHYLGDGKLQTLPDLKHLFPLFFPPSP; this is encoded by the coding sequence ATGATCGCCACGATCCAGCACGTTTATGATTTCATTATCGCCATCACGCTGGGCATTGCGCGTATCTATCCCTGTTTTATCCTGGTGCCGGCGTTTTCGCTCAACGTTCTGAGAGGCATGCTGCGCAGCGCGGTGGTGATTTCGCTGACGCTGCTGCCGGCGCCGATTATCCAGCAGCAATTGCTGCAGGCGCCGATCTCCTGGCCGATGCTGCCGGGGCTGCTATTAAAAGAGGTCATCGTCGGCCTGCTGCTCGCCCTGATCCTGGCGATGCCATTCTGGCTGTTTGAATCCGTAGGCGCATTATTCGATAACCAGCGCGGGGCGCTGATGGGCGGACAACTCAACCCGGCGTTGGGACCGGACGCCACCCCGCTCGGCCACCTGCTCAAACAGCTTATTATCTTGCTGCTGATTATCGGCATCGGCATTAGCGGGCTTACCCAGCTTTTGTGGGACAGCTACCGTCTATGGCCGGCTCTGGCATGGCTGCCGCCCCTTACCGAGCAAGGATTTGAGATCTACCTGAAACTTCTCGCCGAAACCTTCACCCATATGGTGATCTATGCCGGCCCGCTGGTCGCGCTGCTGCTGCTGCTGGAGTTCAGCATCTCGCTGCTCAGCCTTTATAGCCCGCAGTTACAGGTATTCGTGCTCTCCATTCCGGCAAAATGCCTGGTCGGTCTGGCTTTTTTCATCGTTTATCTGCCGGTTCTGCACTATCTAGGGGATGGCAAGCTGCAGACCTTGCCGGATTTAAAGCATCTGTTCCCGCTGTTTTTCCCGCCCTCACCATAA
- the sctS gene encoding type III secretion system export apparatus subunit SctS: MEIITLFRQAMVMVVLLSAPPLLVAVIVGVLISLLQAVMQLQDQTLPFAVKLISVGVALALTGRWIGVELIQLAITAFNMIEHT; this comes from the coding sequence ATGGAAATTATCACGCTCTTCCGGCAGGCCATGGTGATGGTTGTTTTGCTCTCCGCACCGCCGCTGCTGGTGGCGGTTATCGTCGGCGTACTGATCTCGTTATTGCAGGCGGTGATGCAGCTACAGGACCAAACGCTGCCGTTTGCCGTCAAGCTAATCTCCGTCGGCGTGGCGCTGGCGCTGACCGGCCGCTGGATCGGCGTGGAGCTAATCCAGCTTGCCATTACGGCATTTAACATGATCGAACACACCTGA
- the sctR gene encoding type III secretion system export apparatus subunit SctR has product MTAGQFDPLMFALFLGALSLIPLMMIVCTCFLKIAIVLLITRNAIGVQQVPPNMALYGIALAATLFVMAPIFQDITKRFKESPPDMSDITVLHESVLHGLEPLQTFMSRNTDPDVLTHLHENSQRMWPPAMTEKVDSQNLLLVIPAFVLSELTAGFKIGFLIYVPFIVIDLIVSNVLLALGMQMVAPMTLSLPLKLLLFVLVNGWTRLLDGLFYSYL; this is encoded by the coding sequence ATGACGGCCGGTCAATTCGATCCCTTGATGTTCGCGCTCTTTCTGGGCGCGCTTTCTCTCATTCCGTTGATGATGATCGTTTGTACCTGCTTTTTGAAAATCGCCATCGTGCTGCTGATTACCCGCAACGCCATCGGCGTGCAACAGGTGCCGCCCAACATGGCGCTGTACGGCATCGCGCTGGCGGCGACCCTGTTCGTTATGGCGCCGATCTTTCAGGATATCACCAAGCGCTTTAAAGAAAGCCCGCCGGATATGAGCGACATTACCGTCTTGCATGAGAGCGTGCTGCATGGCCTGGAGCCGTTGCAGACGTTTATGTCCCGCAATACCGACCCGGACGTTCTCACCCATTTGCATGAAAACAGCCAGCGCATGTGGCCGCCGGCCATGACGGAAAAAGTCGATAGCCAAAATCTGCTGCTGGTGATCCCGGCCTTTGTGCTGTCCGAGCTGACGGCCGGATTCAAAATCGGTTTCTTAATCTATGTGCCGTTTATCGTCATCGATCTGATCGTTTCCAACGTGCTGCTGGCGTTGGGGATGCAGATGGTGGCGCCCATGACGCTTTCGTTGCCCCTCAAGCTGCTGCTGTTCGTGCTGGTCAACGGCTGGACCCGGCTGCTGGACGGCCTTTTTTACAGTTACCTGTGA